ATTAGCGCGTctgtaaaatatcaatatataaattgatttattttttaataattatacaattattatagatcatttaaatttatctatattataccTTCCTATTCCTTCTCCATATTTTACTGTTCCAAAAATAATAGTTCCTGCTAGTGCATAGAAGAATACCAAAAGGAACATTCCAAATATAATGAAGAAACTTTTGCAAACAGATACACCAACAGTCAGCATCAACATCTTGAGCGTTGTATGTTTGCCAGTGATTGTAAAGAATCTAAGAATTACAACCATGAAGCCAATAAGATATGATAAATCATtctgtaaaagagaaattgaattaatttgtatgttatatttttaaaacaacaattataataataaatttattttaatatacctTCATTGTACAATGGACGATGATCCAAATAACGCCCACGACTGTCACGAGCAAATCATATCTGTTTCTTCTGGACTGCCAATAGCCACGTGGTGTAAAAGCAATGTTTTTCATAATGACTTCTATGAGGAAGATTAGTGTCAGAATCGTGGACACCGTAGCTAGAGCTTCCGTGTGTTTTTCCTCGATTCTCCActtgagataaataaaataaaatacaattaatataattacgttACTTTTACCACGGTCTAATGGTAGCCGGTAAGGAACACATGATTCAAAGCAACAGTCTTTGAGTCCTTAACAGAACCAATAacttaaatatctttttttttcacactttataaaatttccttttttataaataagaataatcatTAGCAGAATAACGTTTAAGTTTCAACTCACAGAAACGTATAGCAGACTGCTGTTTATAAGTACCATTACTGCAATGAATcttttaaagtaaatattttgtgtaatatcataaatatatgctCTAAACTTTTTGCCATCAGGCCGTGGTGGTAAATGTAAGGGTTGGGCAATCTTCAAtcgtttttttaaatcacacCTAAAAGATATAGTACGaacttaatatttcaaaaaaaaaagaaaaaaaaaagaaaaaaaaagaaaaaaaaaaagaaaaaaaaagaaaaagaaaagaaaaaaagcgttATAAACATGCGAAATTACACTCACCATCTTCTTTGATCAACTGTTAATAAAGCTGTACCTTTATTTTCAGAATAATTTGCTATAACAACGCCCACAAAGAGAGTTAAACCAATCATACAACCaaggaagatataaatatgaatatagaTTGCATGTACCtaaatgatgtatatataattattttagttGGTTCATATTtagtttgaaatataatttttctcctATTAAGTCAAAAATGATAAACTTACTGGGCTAAGAGCTTTAATTAAGACATCTCTGACATCAAGCCAACCTTTAAAAGAAAGTACTTCAAAAAGAGCCATCATAGCATCGcctatattatcaaaattaaatcttCTTGGATTTGCcctaaaatacaatataaaaattttgatcataatatttaacaattaatgttatatattaaagcTTACCATACACGAGGTACTAATATGGATGGATAACTTTCATTCTTCCCTGgtcttaatttcatttttgttacgAAAACTCTTCTCATGAATACTCCTACACAATTTTCTCGTTTCAAAATAGTAGGATCATTACAACGTGCCAACCTACCACCATAAAGTTGGACACCATAACTTGCAAATATAAACATGagcaatattaataaagtagATACCTAgaaagttttaaaatattagaagacataacttaaaaatttaaggataattaaaactatttaatttaattatgtacCAGTAATATTTCCTTGAAACCTCTACATAACTCATAAACAACTTTTCTCATATGTGGCACAAGAGTAAATATTCTTAAAGGTCTGACACAGCGTAAAATCATAAGCAATTGAGCACCAGAATTTGGAGGTACACTTCTGGGCATCCAACATAAGAATACAAGGCTTacctgaaaaaaaatatataaaaattatgattaaaaaaaaaatatatgattttttttataatcgaataattgatcatattattaaaaaaaaaaaaaaacttacaaCATAAATGAAAACATCAAGAACTGAAGCGACGTCTTTGATATAAGCTTTTGGTGTAAAAAATAAGCCGTCCGCTAATATTTTCAAAGCTAATTCTATGCTCATGAATATAACAAAACCATATTCGGCTATTTGTAGTGCTGGAATTTCCATTACACGATATCGAGGAGTTTCAAACATCATAGAAATACAAGATAAAGTTGTTGCACATATCATTACCCAATCGAGATATGTAACTAATCCTAGAAAATTgctgaaaaaatataataaattatttacgatgttttaattatatatatacatgaaattatattttaaattattctaatataatttttaattattcatattatatatgaaattatatatgtataaaactgaacaatagtaaataaatgtaaaaaataatgaccaaaaattatacttactgtaaacttttatattgtacttttctttctttccctgtCAAAGGATCTTTTAATCTTGCATCATATCTTGCATAAACTAACAACTGACAAATTTTACGGAATTTACTTTCACGTGGTACTGTGAAAAGTGGTGTATCAAAGAATGGGTGATTTTCTCGTAAATCATCTTCTCGTTGATTTctattcaaaataattcaattattaaaaaaatcatattgataaatataatcaatatttattacctTCTCATTTCTGCTTGTTGTCTTTTTGCTTGCAATAGTTTAATATCTAAATCATGTGGTCTACTTCGAGATGAGCTAACTCTATTTATTCCTCCTATATCTCCATTTTCCATAAGATGTTCATAAGTTTGCTTCAATTTAATTGATCCACTCCGAACACTTCTCCTTATAGATCTGTCagtaagataatttttttaaatttatatgaatttttttcgttatataatattaattgcattaaaatatattcatattattattgttattttactttttttgatCAATACGGAGTTGCTTAGCACTGCTAACTGTACCCTGAGGCTTTAAAAGCCCTTTTCCTGGAACTGGTATCATTGCAGAATCTCCCAATAGAAGTCTCTGATTATTTGAATCActgtacaattttataattatagagAACATATTACAAGATAAAATgcgaatttaaataaaatgtatacacttactttattatataaataacagcTGCTTTTTTCAAGCTGGTAACAACATTCCTTACTTTTGGTggattattcaatattttaacagGACGttgttttctatatattattttcgaatcaAAAGTCTCATTTATCTTCTTTGCACCTTCATTCTCATCATCTTCTACTTCTAATACAAACTGCCGCATAAAGCTTTCACGAacctaataaaaattaacaatgactgttatataattatattaatatatttaaaaagaatagatacaAATTTCATctagaatagataaaaatataaattttttttacttttggaAGATTGAAGTCTGATGGTACTTTGTGCAAACAAGTCATTTGTGGACTATCaggaaatttttcaaaaattctcaATCTAAATGGCAGAGTCTCCTTTATTTCTGCACTTTGTTCACGAAATTTCAATtgcttcaatttttttatgtctTCATCCAATTCAAGATTATCCAAAATTACAGCAACAAAAAGGCTTAAGACAATCTACAAAGAAattagttaaaaattaaatatatatttacaacaaTACTTAACTTTCTATAGCAATAATATTACCAATGTGACAAaaagatgatataaaataaaatacacagCAACAAATGGTGCCATAGTCTCATGTGTTCTTAACATTGTTTCATCCATAACATCAACCCAAGCTTCTTGAGTAAGTATTTGAAACATAGACATAAAGGCCTGAGAAAAATAAccaatataaatcattaaataataaatctttgcgcaattaataattattataatataattttgttctttttacctcaggaaatgtttcaaatttaGTAAAGTCacataaaaagcaaaatagtTGCATAGAAATACTGGAAGATATCACCAACAGGCACATGGTAAAGATGATAAGACTACCTAATTTTTTTCCAGGTCCAAATATCTTATACACAAAATCTTCTAACATTGGAGATGCTTTAATTAATCTAACCACTCTAAGAACCTGTTAAAAAAAGTATCTAATAAAAAgtgatctatttttttttttttattttcaatgtgtattattttatatgtgtgcTTATTATGAAAATGGGATAGATATAAAGACCTGGAAATAAGTGAATGCAGAAAGATAGAAGACTGGAATGATGTGAATAGTCGTGCCAATTGCAAGCAACAGTTCAAATTTGTGGATAGAGTGCTTGTAGTAACTTCGAAAACCAAGGCACCAAATTTTGAATAAAGTTTCTAAATCCAAAAAGATTGTAAAAGCAATTTcagcataataataattatcataataagTGTGCCTTGGCTTCTCATCATGTTTGAAACTCATTGTTGCTGTGGTTATACCATTTGATAATATGATACACATTACGACCATACGAAAATGTGGTGATCTAAGAATTGCATGACAAATTGG
The Vespula pensylvanica isolate Volc-1 chromosome 4, ASM1446617v1, whole genome shotgun sequence DNA segment above includes these coding regions:
- the LOC122628271 gene encoding sodium leak channel non-selective protein isoform X3, with translation MMCMKLELSKYIMGFNGFDEFATSIFTVYQAASQEGWVFIMYRAIDSLPAWRAVLYFSTMIFFLAWLVKNVFIAVITETFNEIRVQFQQMWGVRGHISNSSASQILTGDDNGWKLVTLDENKHGGLASPICHAILRSPHFRMVVMCIILSNGITTATMSFKHDEKPRHTYYDNYYYAEIAFTIFLDLETLFKIWCLGFRSYYKHSIHKFELLLAIGTTIHIIPVFYLSAFTYFQVLRVVRLIKASPMLEDFVYKIFGPGKKLGSLIIFTMCLLVISSSISMQLFCFLCDFTKFETFPEAFMSMFQILTQEAWVDVMDETMLRTHETMAPFVAVYFILYHLFVTLIVLSLFVAVILDNLELDEDIKKLKQLKFREQSAEIKETLPFRLRIFEKFPDSPQMTCLHKVPSDFNLPKVRESFMRQFVLEVEDDENEGAKKINETFDSKIIYRKQRPVKILNNPPKVRNVVTSLKKAAVIYIINDSNNQRLLLGDSAMIPVPGKGLLKPQGTVSSAKQLRIDQKKSIRRSVRSGSIKLKQTYEHLMENGDIGGINRVSSSRSRPHDLDIKLLQAKRQQAEMRRNQREDDLRENHPFFDTPLFTVPRESKFRKICQLLVYARYDARLKDPLTGKERKVQYKSLHNFLGLVTYLDWVMICATTLSCISMMFETPRYRVMEIPALQIAEYGFVIFMSIELALKILADGLFFTPKAYIKDVASVLDVFIYVVSLVFLCWMPRSVPPNSGAQLLMILRCVRPLRIFTLVPHMRKVVYELCRGFKEILLVSTLLILLMFIFASYGVQLYGGRLARCNDPTILKRENCVGVFMRRVFVTKMKLRPGKNESYPSILVPRVWANPRRFNFDNIGDAMMALFEVLSFKGWLDVRDVLIKALSPVHAIYIHIYIFLGCMIGLTLFVGVVIANYSENKGTALLTVDQRRWCDLKKRLKIAQPLHLPPRPDGKKFRAYIYDITQNIYFKRFIAVMVLINSSLLYVSWRIEEKHTEALATVSTILTLIFLIEVIMKNIAFTPRGYWQSRRNRYDLLVTVVGVIWIIVHCTMKNDLSYLIGFMVVILRFFTITGKHTTLKMLMLTVGVSVCKSFFIIFGMFLLVFFYALAGTIIFGTVKYGEGIGRRANFESPVTGVAMLFRIVTGEDWNKIMHDCMIQPPYCTPAANYWETDCGNFHASLIYFCTFYVIITYIVLNLLVAIIMENFSLFYSNEEDALLSYADIRNFQNTWNVVDNHQKGVIPVKRVKFILRLLKGRLETDPQKDRLLFKYMCYELERLHNGEDVTFHDVINMLSYRSVDIRKALQLEELLAREEFEYIIEEEVAKQTIRTWLEGCLKKIRAVGKQQNSLIAGLRATNDAAITPQEYIEIKSKETTKEREEEDEGKEVDGLRHRSKKPVVLPRSDSIGSGSGRKYLVPTLSDPASVRSDKDKIPPSKKRNNRPPPTVKNNLPHLTENTEQNRQQREPVNTKLSTPKISSVMLEVREWWKEQLAYSSESSDED
- the LOC122628271 gene encoding sodium leak channel non-selective protein isoform X1 produces the protein MMLGRKQSLKGEPVLADYGPEESLNESTDIEWVNKLWVRRLMRSCALISLASVCLNTPKTFEKVPSLQYITFVTDLIITFLFTAEMIAKMYIRGILKREKSYLKDHWCQFDASMVIFLWLSVILHMFEMLDFVGKFSYISIVRAPRPLIMIRFLRVFLKFSMPKARINQIFKRSSQQIYNVTLFFLFFMSLYGLLGVQFFGELKNHCVLNTTDPHHITINSLAIPDTFCSTDPESGYQCPEGMMCMKLELSKYIMGFNGFDEFATSIFTVYQAASQEGWVFIMYRAIDSLPAWRAVLYFSTMIFFLAWLVKNVFIAVITETFNEIRVQFQQMWGVRGHISNSSASQILTGDDNGWKLVTLDENKHGGLASPICHAILRSPHFRMVVMCIILSNGITTATMSFKHDEKPRHTYYDNYYYAEIAFTIFLDLETLFKIWCLGFRSYYKHSIHKFELLLAIGTTIHIIPVFYLSAFTYFQVLRVVRLIKASPMLEDFVYKIFGPGKKLGSLIIFTMCLLVISSSISMQLFCFLCDFTKFETFPEAFMSMFQILTQEAWVDVMDETMLRTHETMAPFVAVYFILYHLFVTLIVLSLFVAVILDNLELDEDIKKLKQLKFREQSAEIKETLPFRLRIFEKFPDSPQMTCLHKVPSDFNLPKVRESFMRQFVLEVEDDENEGAKKINETFDSKIIYRKQRPVKILNNPPKVRNVVTSLKKAAVIYIINDSNNQRLLLGDSAMIPVPGKGLLKPQGTVSSAKQLRIDQKKSIRRSVRSGSIKLKQTYEHLMENGDIGGINRVSSSRSRPHDLDIKLLQAKRQQAEMRRNQREDDLRENHPFFDTPLFTVPRESKFRKICQLLVYARYDARLKDPLTGKERKVQYKSLHNFLGLVTYLDWVMICATTLSCISMMFETPRYRVMEIPALQIAEYGFVIFMSIELALKILADGLFFTPKAYIKDVASVLDVFIYVVSLVFLCWMPRSVPPNSGAQLLMILRCVRPLRIFTLVPHMRKVVYELCRGFKEILLVSTLLILLMFIFASYGVQLYGGRLARCNDPTILKRENCVGVFMRRVFVTKMKLRPGKNESYPSILVPRVWANPRRFNFDNIGDAMMALFEVLSFKGWLDVRDVLIKALSPVHAIYIHIYIFLGCMIGLTLFVGVVIANYSENKGTALLTVDQRRWCDLKKRLKIAQPLHLPPRPDGKKFRAYIYDITQNIYFKRFIAVMVLINSSLLYVSWRIEEKHTEALATVSTILTLIFLIEVIMKNIAFTPRGYWQSRRNRYDLLVTVVGVIWIIVHCTMKNDLSYLIGFMVVILRFFTITGKHTTLKMLMLTVGVSVCKSFFIIFGMFLLVFFYALAGTIIFGTVKYGEGIGRRANFESPVTGVAMLFRIVTGEDWNKIMHDCMIQPPYCTPAANYWETDCGNFHASLIYFCTFYVIITYIVLNLLVAIIMENFSLFYSNEEDALLSYADIRNFQNTWNVVDNHQKGVIPVKRVKFILRLLKGRLETDPQKDRLLFKYMCYELERLHNGEDVTFHDVINMLSYRSVDIRKALQLEELLAREEFEYIIEEEVAKQTIRTWLEGCLKKIRAVGKQQNSLIAGLRATNDAAITPQEYIEIKSKETTKEREEEDEGKEVDGLRHRSKKPVVLPRSDSIGSGSGRKYLVPTLSDPASVRSDKDKIPPSKKRNNRPPPTVKNNLPHLTENTEQNRQQREPVNTKLSTPKISSVMLEVREWWKEQLAYSSESSDED
- the LOC122628271 gene encoding sodium leak channel non-selective protein isoform X2 — encoded protein: MMLGRKQSLKGEPVLADYGPEESLNESTDIEWVNKLWVRRLMRSCALISLASVCLNTPKTFEKVPSLQYITFVTDLIITFLFTAEMIAKMYIRGILKREKSYLKDHWCQFDASMVIFLWLSVILHMFEMLDFVGKFSYISIVRAPRPLIMIRFLRVFLKFSMPKARINQIFKRSSQQIYNVTLFFLFFMSLYGLLGVQFFGELKNHCVLNTTDPHHITINSLAIPDTFCSTDPESGYQCPEGMMCMKLELSKYIMGFNGFDEFATSIFTVYQAASQEGWVFIMYRAIDSLPAWRAVLYFSTMIFFLAWLVKNVFIAVITETFNEIRVQFQQMWGVRGHISNSSASQILTGDDNGWKLVTLDENKHGGLASPICHAILRSPHFRMVVMCIILSNGITTATMSFKHDEKPRHTYYDNYYYAEIAFTIFLDLETLFKIWCLGFRSYYKHSIHKFELLLAIGTTIHIIPVFYLSAFTYFQVLRVVRLIKASPMLEDFVYKIFGPGKKLGSLIIFTMCLLVISSSISMQLFCFLCDFTKFETFPEAFMSMFQILTQEAWVDVMDETMLRTHETMAPFVAVYFILYHLFVTLIVLSLFVAVILDNLELDEDIKKLKQLKFREQSAEIKETLPFRLRIFEKFPDSPQMTCLHKVPSDFNLPKVRESFMRQFVLEVEDDENEGAKKINETFDSKIIYRKQRPVKILNNPPKVRNVVTSLKKAAVIYIINDSNNQRLLLGDSAMIPVPGKGLLKPQGTVSSAKQLRIDQKKSIRRSVRSGSIKLKQTYEHLMENGDIGGINRVSSSRSRPHDLDIKLLQAKRQQAEMRRNQREDDLRENHPFFDTPLFTVPRESKFRKICQLLVYARYDARLKDPLTGKERKVQYKSLHNFLGLVTYLDWVMICATTLSCISMMFETPRYRVMEIPALQIAEYGFVIFMSIELALKILADGLFFTPKAYIKDVASVLDVFIYVVSLVFLCWMPRSVPPNSGAQLLMILRCVRPLRIFTLVPHMRKVVYELCRGFKEILLVSTLLILLMFIFASYGVQLYGGRLARCNDPTILKRENCVGVFMRRVFVTKMKLRPGKNESYPSILVPRVWANPRRFNFDNIGDAMMALFEVLSFKGWLDVRDVLIKALSPVHAIYIHIYIFLGCMIGLTLFVGVVIANYSENKGTALLTVDQRRWCDLKKRLKIAQPLHLPPRPDGKKFRAYIYDITQNIYFKRFIAVMVLINSSLLYVSWRIEEKHTEALATVSTILTLIFLIEVIMKNIAFTPRGYWQSRRNRYDLLVTVVGVIWIIVHCTMKNDLSYLIGFMVVILRFFTITGKHTTLKMLMLTVGVSVCKSFFIIFGMFLLVFFYALAGTIIFGTVKYGEGIGRRANFESPVTGVAMLFRIVTGEDWNKIMHDCMIQPPYCTPAANYWETDCGNFHASLIYFCTFYVIITYIVLNLLVAIIMENFSLFYSNEEDALLSYADIRNFQNTWNVVDNHQKGVIPVKRVKFILRLLKGRLETDPQKDRLLFKYMCYELERLHNGEDVTFHDVINMLSYRSVDIRKALQLEELLAREEFEYIIEEEVAKQTIRTWLEGCLKKIRAKQQNSLIAGLRATNDAAITPQEYIEIKSKETTKEREEEDEGKEVDGLRHRSKKPVVLPRSDSIGSGSGRKYLVPTLSDPASVRSDKDKIPPSKKRNNRPPPTVKNNLPHLTENTEQNRQQREPVNTKLSTPKISSVMLEVREWWKEQLAYSSESSDED